In Brienomyrus brachyistius isolate T26 unplaced genomic scaffold, BBRACH_0.4 scaffold33, whole genome shotgun sequence, a genomic segment contains:
- the LOC125721424 gene encoding E3 ubiquitin/ISG15 ligase TRIM25-like, with product MAEARVAVDVNELSCAICLDLLKDPVAIPCGHSYCMSCIKSCWDQEDHVGVYSCPQCRQTFIPRPVLGRNTMLAEVVEKLKKTGLQAAAPADQYAGPGDVEFDVCTGRKHKAIKSCLVCLASYCDTDLQLHNKLHHAKQHKLIDAIGHLKDKVCSHHDKPLEVYCRTDQQCICYLCTMDEHRGHDTVSAATGRVEIQKQMGEKQREFQQRIQMREKELQELREAVASFTSSAQSAVEDSERIFTEMISSIERRRSEVTKLIRDQEKAAVSQAEGDMDRRKQEIDELKWRHSELEQLSHTEDHIHFLQRRQALPVTPEAGFGPRISVSPRSDFGNLRKAVSELKDQLENFCRMKMAEIHHQLPKTPSYRY from the exons atggcagaagccagagttGCAGTGGATGTAAACGAGTTAAGTTGTGCAATATGTCTGGATCTACTAAAGGATCCAGTGGCTATTccctgtggacacagttactgtatgagctgcattaagagctgctgggatcaggaagatcatgttggagtttacagctgcccccagtgcagacagaccttcatacccagacctgttctgggcagaaacaccatgctggctgaagtggtggagaaactgaagaagactggactacaagcagctgctcctgctgaccagtatgctggacctggagatgtggagtttgacgtctgtactgggagaaaacacaaagctatcaagtcctgcctggtgtgtctggcctcctactgtgacactgacctgcagcttcacaacaaactccaccatgcaaaacagcacaagctcattgatgccatcggccatctgaaggacaaggtctgttcccaccatgacaaaccgctggaggtctactgccgtaccgaccagcagtgtatctgttatctctgtacgatggatgaacacagaggccatgatacagtctcagctgctacaggaagggtggagatacag aaacaaatgggtgaaaaacagagggaatttcagcagagaattcagatgagagagaaggaactgcaggagctgagagaggctgtggcctcattcaca agctcagcacagtcagcagtggaggacagcgagaggatcttcactgagatgatcagctccattgagagaagacgctctgaggtgacaaagctgatcagagatcaggagaaggctgcagtgagtcaggctgaaggagacatggacagacggaagcaggagattgatgaactgaagtggagacactctgagctggagcagctttcacacacagaagatcacatccatttcctccag aggcgccaggctcttcctgtcactcctgaagctggatttggacccagaatctctgtcagtcccagatctgattttgggaatttgaggaaggcggtttctgagctgaaagatcaactggagaatttttgcagaatgaaaatggcagagatccatcaccag ttaccaaagacaccgtcctaccggtattag